The DNA sequence CCTGGCGCTCCTCAGGGCCCACCCCTGGTTGGGGCCGCGGGCCGTGCGCTGGTACCGCACCCCGGCGGCCGAGCGGATCACCCGCGCGGACCTGTGCCGGGCGCACAGCCCGGCGTATGTGGAGCGGCTCTTCGGCGACGGCCTGGAGGGGGAGATCGTGCGCACATACGAGCTGGTGGATGCCCGGGGGCGCCGCCACCGCTACCATCCCGAACTCGCTCGGCAGCCGCTGCGCGGGATCCTGGAGCGGACCCTCGGGATCGTGAGCGGCACCTGGCAGTGCTGCCGGCTGGCTCTGGCCGAAAGTTTTTGCTTTTACTTCGGCGGTGGCATGCACCACGCCCAATGGGATTTCGGAAACGGCTTCTGCCTGCTGAACGACATCGTCGTCGCCATCCGCAAACTGCAGGCCGAGGGCCTGGTGCGGACCGCCTGGGTGGTGGACGTGGACGCCCACAAGGGCGATGGCACCGCCGCCCTGACCAGCGGCGACCCGAGCATCGTGACCCTCAGCGTCCACATGGCCCGCGGCTGGCCCCTGGACGGGTCCCCCCAAAACCCCGATGGCACGCCCAACCCGTCGTTTATCCCCAGCGACATCGACATCCCCATCGAATCCGGCGAGGAGGACCACTACGTGGCGCGCCTGGCCGCGGGGTTGGAAGAGATGGCCGCACGGCTGCCGGCGCCGGAGATCGCCGTGGTGGTCGGCGGCGCCGACCCCTACGAGAAGGACGGGCTGCCCTCCACCGCCGGCCTGAACCTCACCCTGGCAGAGCTCGGCGCCCGCGACCGCCTGGTCTACGATTTTCTCAAGTCCCGCCGAATCCCCCAGGCGCACCTCATGGCCGGCGGCTACGGCCCCCACGCGTGGGAGGTTTACGCCCAGTTTTTGCCCTGGGCCCTGCTGGACCACCTTGGCGCCGGGGCCCCCTGACGGGCGGCCGCGATCGGCATTCACCGCCGCCCGACGGCGCTCATGCCCCGAAACAGCTCGGGCCCTCAACCGTGCTTGGGGTTGAAGGCCCGAGGAGTTTCAACCGGCCGCTTGTTTGTCCACCGGCCTGGTCTCAAAACGGGATGTCGTCATCGGTGGTGTCGGGGTAGGGCGGCCCGGGATAGTCGCCGCCGCCGCCCCCGCTGGCGCCGCCGCTTCCACTGCCGCCCCCGCCGGCCATCGGGCGGCCGGCCTCCTGCTGGTTGCGGTCGCCGAGGAACTGCACGTCGCCGGCGACGATCTCGGTGGTGTAGCGGGTCACGCCGTCCTTTTCCCAGCTGCGGGTCTGGAGGCGGCCCTCGATGTAGACCTGGCGCCCCTTGGCAAGGTATTTACCACATATTTCCCCCAGGCTGCCGAAGGCCACGATGCGATGCCATTCGGTGCGCTCTTTTTTCTCACCCGTGTTCTTGTCCTTCCACTCATCGGAGGTGGCGATGCTGAAGTTGGCGATGGCGCGTCCGTCGGTGGTGTAGCGAACCTCGGGGTCGCGGCCCAGCCGTCCGACCAGAATGACCTTGTTGATGCCTGCCATGTGCGGCCCTCCCTGTGCCCAAAGGGTTTCATTCCATGCGTGCACGCGGGCGCAGCGGCCCGCTCTCAGCTCTTGTTATCGAAAAGCCTGCGGGATGTCAAACCCGGCCGGGACCGCCTTCGGCCGCCGAATTCGATTTACAACCGCCGCCCAACCCTGTTAGAGGAACCTCATCTGCACGGCCTTTGGCCGCCGTCCGTTGCAAGGCCGTGCGGCCGGACAAAGCCACCCAGAATTGAACTCTTACCGGTGCCGAAAGCGCCCATGAAGGCCAAATC is a window from the Desulfobacteraceae bacterium genome containing:
- the ssb gene encoding single-stranded DNA-binding protein; this translates as MAGINKVILVGRLGRDPEVRYTTDGRAIANFSIATSDEWKDKNTGEKKERTEWHRIVAFGSLGEICGKYLAKGRQVYIEGRLQTRSWEKDGVTRYTTEIVAGDVQFLGDRNQQEAGRPMAGGGGSGSGGASGGGGGDYPGPPYPDTTDDDIPF
- a CDS encoding histone deacetylase, with the protein product MILHDPNRRLSLRDFGITIPIADDRAEKTLALLRAHPWLGPRAVRWYRTPAAERITRADLCRAHSPAYVERLFGDGLEGEIVRTYELVDARGRRHRYHPELARQPLRGILERTLGIVSGTWQCCRLALAESFCFYFGGGMHHAQWDFGNGFCLLNDIVVAIRKLQAEGLVRTAWVVDVDAHKGDGTAALTSGDPSIVTLSVHMARGWPLDGSPQNPDGTPNPSFIPSDIDIPIESGEEDHYVARLAAGLEEMAARLPAPEIAVVVGGADPYEKDGLPSTAGLNLTLAELGARDRLVYDFLKSRRIPQAHLMAGGYGPHAWEVYAQFLPWALLDHLGAGAP